CGCCACATGGTAGTATTCGATGAACGCGAACGGAGTCCCGGCGATGTAGGCGTAGACGCCCGCGTAGAAGAAGCCGCCAGCGGCGGCGAAGCTGAGGAGGCGCCTATTCGAGACAAGCCGGAGGTGTCCACGTAGCGCGTCTAAGATCGAATCCTTGCTGCGTCTCTCGACCGGCAGCGTCTCCGGAATGGTGAAGAGCGCGGCAAGCGTGACCAGGCCGACAATTACGAGAAGCCAGAAGATCGCACGCCAGCCGGCGATAGCAAGGACCTGTCCTCCGACGATGGGCCCCAGAAGTGGAGCAATCGCCATCACGATGATCAAGGTTGACAGCATCTGCGCGGCGCGACTGCCCTCATAAAGGTCGCGCACCATAGCGCGTGAGAGCACGACGCCCGAGCAGGCGCCGACGGCCTGCACGATCCGCCAACAGATCATCTGCTCGGGGCTTCCGGAAAGGGCACAGCCGGCCGAGCCTAGCACGAACAGCAGGAGCCCCGCCGCGACGGGGAGCCGCCTGCCGAACCTGTCTCCCAGTGGCCCCCAAAGGAGCTGGCCGAGACTGAAACCGATTAGGAAGCCGGACACCGTCAGTTCCATGGAGCCGGCGTTGGCGTCGAGCTCCTTCGCCATGGTCGGCATCGCCGGAAGATAGAGGTCCGTTGAGATCGAGGCAAAGCCCATAAGGGCACTCAGGATGGCAAGCAGCCGCAGGCGCTGCGGCTTGGGACGTGCTTCCGCAGTTTCGTCCGCGACGAAGGCGGTCGGCCGCTCGGCGAAATCTTGTGACATGACGTACTCACTCGCAAAGAAGGAAGGCGCCTCGCGGCGCCTGCGAAGGAATCAAAGACCCGTGGTCTTCATCAGGTGCTCGGGGTAGCGCTCGCCCTCGACCTGGATCTTCGCTGCGGCGTCGTCCAGTTCGGTGAGATCGGCTGTGGTCAGCTCGACCTCAACTGCGGCGAGGTTCTCCTCAAGGCGGTGAAGCTTCGTCGTTCCAGGGATCGGCACGATCCACGGCTTCTGAGCCAGCAGCCACGCCAACGCGATCTGGGCCGGCGTCGCTTTCTTCTCGTCCGCTACGCGCCGGATCAGGTTGATCACGGCCTGGTTCTTTTCCATCGCCTCGGGCGCGAAGCGTGGCAGGATCTTGCGGAAGTCGTTCTCTGCGATCTTGCTGTCCTTACCCATCGCGCCGGTCAAGAATCCCTTGCCGAGAGGGCTGTACGCGACCAATCCGATGCCAAGTTCCTCGCATGCCTGCAGGATACCGTTCGTTTCGGGGCCGCGGGTCCACAGCGAGTATTCGTTCTGGAGCGCGGTGATCGGCTGCACCACCTGTGCCTTCCGCACTGTCTGCGCACCCGGTTCGGAAAGACCAAAGTGCTTCACTTTGCCTTCGGTGATCAGCTCCTTGACGGCCCCCGCCACGTCCTCGATGGGAACGCTCGGATCCACACGGTGCTGGTAGAAAAGATCAATAACGTCGACGCCCAGCCGCTTAAGCGACGCTTCGGCAACTTGCTTGATGTGCTCGGGGCGGCTGTTGACACCGGCCATCTTGCCGTCCTGGATGTTGAAGCCGAACTTCGTGGCGATAACCACCCGCTCGCGCACGGGGCGCAGCGCTTCACCGACGATCTCCTCGTTTGTAAACGGGCCGTAGACTTCCGCCGTGTCGAAGAACGTGACGCCGCGATCCACGGCGTCGCGGATGAGCTTAATGCTCTCATCGTTGCCGAGCGCGTGGCCGTAGCTGAAATTCAGGCCCATGCAGCCGAAACCGAGCGCCGAGACCTCCAGGCCTTGCCCGAGTTGTCGTTTCTTCATCGTCGTCACCTTTCGTGTTGCGAGACCGGAAGATAGGACGAAGTGCTTGGAGCGATTAGTCTGCTAAATCGGCATGCGGTCATGAAATCGGTTCATAGATCCCGCCGGTGGCCCAGCCGCTTTTGGGACGGACGACACGCGCCTTCGCGACGACAAGAACAGAGCGTAATGAGACACGACTGCCCCGCGAGGTAAGGCGACGGCAGTCAGACGGACACCGCACCGCCGCTTGCATGTCCCTACGAAGCTCATTCATAATTCCCGCCGGATTAGGGTGGCGATCTGACGTTGGCGGAGCGAATGGCTGAGCGGCCTGATCGCGTTCGAAAGTCTGGACGTGGGTTATGCGCGCCGCATTCATGAATTCCGCGCATAGGTACATGCCACCGAGAGCGTCTAATCAGATCAATCTGGCGGCGCTATCTTCCTCCGCGAGATGCAAGGAAAACCAGAGATGCAACGGATGAACGTGCTCGTCATCGGTGCGACAGGAAGCATCGGTCGCCTCGTCGTGGAGCAGGCGCTACGGAAGAACCATAACGTACGTGCGCTCGTGCGGAACACCTCCCGCGCCCGCCGCCTTCCGGAAGGCGTGGAGGCCGTCGTGGGGGACGTGACGAGGCCCGAGACGCTTGGACCGGCTCTCGACGGAATGGACGCCGTCGTCCTGACCGTAAACGCCGACGGTCAAGGAAAGGAAGCCGCGGAGGCGGTGTATTACCGCGGGCTTCGCGACCTACTGACCGCCATCGGCAGGCGGAGCGTGCGCATTGCTCTCATGACCACGATAGGCGTCACGGAACGCCGCGGCCACTATAATCGGACTAATGAAGGCCACGACTGGAAGCGGAGGGCCGAGCGCCTCGTTCGTAAGAGCGGTCTGCCTTACACGATCGTGCGCCCCGGCTGGTTTGACTACAACGCGGCCGACGAGCATCGCCTAGAATTCCTGCAGGGCGACCGGCGACATGCTGGCACGCCAAGTGACGGGGTCATTTCCCGACACCAAATCGCCGAGGTGCTGGTTGAGAGCCTCACGTCGGACGCCGCGACCAGGAAGACCCTCGAGCTCGTCGCGGAGAAAGGGCCAGCTCCTGCCGATGTCGATCCATTGTTCGCTGCGCTTCAGCCCGATGAAGAGGACACGCTCGATGGCGTCCTCGACCTCGACAACATGCCTCTCGACCAAGAGCCCGATCGCGTCCGGCGGGATTTGGTTTTGGTTGCGAAACATCGCGCAACGGCTT
This genomic stretch from Rhizobium favelukesii harbors:
- a CDS encoding multidrug effflux MFS transporter; protein product: MSQDFAERPTAFVADETAEARPKPQRLRLLAILSALMGFASISTDLYLPAMPTMAKELDANAGSMELTVSGFLIGFSLGQLLWGPLGDRFGRRLPVAAGLLLFVLGSAGCALSGSPEQMICWRIVQAVGACSGVVLSRAMVRDLYEGSRAAQMLSTLIIVMAIAPLLGPIVGGQVLAIAGWRAIFWLLVIVGLVTLAALFTIPETLPVERRSKDSILDALRGHLRLVSNRRLLSFAAAGGFFYAGVYAYIAGTPFAFIEYYHVAPQLYGVLFALGIVGIMLANIFNARLVTSFGSRRLLQVGSAGAAVSGLVLLVTGSTGWGGLAGLAIPLFVFVSWSGLIVANSIGGALQDFPAQAGAVSALVGALHYGSGIVGSAAVSRLADGTPFPLALVVAVAGVGSLLSLVLLPPNA
- a CDS encoding SDR family oxidoreductase produces the protein MNVLVIGATGSIGRLVVEQALRKNHNVRALVRNTSRARRLPEGVEAVVGDVTRPETLGPALDGMDAVVLTVNADGQGKEAAEAVYYRGLRDLLTAIGRRSVRIALMTTIGVTERRGHYNRTNEGHDWKRRAERLVRKSGLPYTIVRPGWFDYNAADEHRLEFLQGDRRHAGTPSDGVISRHQIAEVLVESLTSDAATRKTLELVAEKGPAPADVDPLFAALQPDEEDTLDGVLDLDNMPLDQEPDRVRRDLVLVAKHRATA
- a CDS encoding aldo/keto reductase, translating into MKKRQLGQGLEVSALGFGCMGLNFSYGHALGNDESIKLIRDAVDRGVTFFDTAEVYGPFTNEEIVGEALRPVRERVVIATKFGFNIQDGKMAGVNSRPEHIKQVAEASLKRLGVDVIDLFYQHRVDPSVPIEDVAGAVKELITEGKVKHFGLSEPGAQTVRKAQVVQPITALQNEYSLWTRGPETNGILQACEELGIGLVAYSPLGKGFLTGAMGKDSKIAENDFRKILPRFAPEAMEKNQAVINLIRRVADEKKATPAQIALAWLLAQKPWIVPIPGTTKLHRLEENLAAVEVELTTADLTELDDAAAKIQVEGERYPEHLMKTTGL